In Treponema sp. OMZ 798, the following proteins share a genomic window:
- a CDS encoding DNA replication/repair protein RecF: MPFLSASFYNFRNLENATVDISSPEVFLVGKNGQGKTNFLEALYVSSYGTSFRTRSLAQICTRDEKEFSVRALYKETDQISHTISIIIQDKKKDIQKNFKKIKNSKELISTVPCILFHGDDIEFAVGTPSRKRFFIDQSVSLCNSDFIETLVRYSKALKSRNVILEQKKASLLDSIDEIFASLALLITNERKNIVDEYSKHFSSIYEDISGVSGVEMVYRPSVKVETEEDLLILLAEKRQNDLIDRTSSTGPHRDRIHFIKDKKPFTERASNGQRRLISLVLRMIQAKIYSEKTGRKPIFLMDDILLELDPEKRQKFMELLPPYEQLFCTFLPGEPYKNYQKETTKIFFVEDGRFSAERG, translated from the coding sequence GTGCCCTTTCTTTCCGCCTCTTTCTATAATTTTAGAAATCTGGAAAATGCCACAGTAGATATTTCTTCCCCCGAAGTTTTTTTGGTAGGAAAAAACGGACAGGGGAAGACTAATTTTTTGGAAGCTCTCTATGTTTCTTCCTATGGAACTTCTTTTAGAACCCGCTCTTTAGCTCAAATATGTACAAGGGACGAAAAGGAGTTCAGCGTAAGGGCTCTTTATAAAGAAACCGATCAAATAAGCCATACAATTTCGATAATAATTCAAGATAAAAAAAAAGACATTCAAAAGAATTTTAAAAAGATTAAAAATTCCAAGGAATTGATAAGCACTGTTCCTTGTATCCTTTTTCATGGAGACGATATAGAATTTGCTGTCGGAACCCCTTCCCGAAAGAGGTTTTTTATAGATCAATCGGTTTCGCTTTGTAATTCCGACTTTATAGAAACCTTAGTAAGATATTCAAAGGCCTTAAAATCACGAAATGTAATATTGGAGCAAAAAAAGGCTTCTCTTTTAGATTCTATAGACGAAATTTTTGCTTCCCTTGCTCTTTTAATCACAAATGAAAGAAAGAATATCGTAGATGAGTATTCAAAGCATTTTTCTTCTATTTACGAGGATATAAGCGGCGTTTCCGGTGTAGAAATGGTTTATCGTCCCTCCGTTAAGGTAGAGACTGAAGAAGATTTGCTCATTTTGCTTGCCGAAAAACGCCAGAACGATTTAATCGATAGAACAAGCTCTACAGGGCCTCACCGCGACCGCATTCATTTTATAAAGGATAAAAAGCCCTTTACCGAAAGAGCCTCAAACGGCCAAAGGAGGCTTATCTCCCTTGTTTTAAGAATGATTCAAGCCAAAATCTATTCCGAAAAAACCGGCCGAAAGCCGATCTTTTTGATGGACGATATTCTTTTAGAACTTGACCCCGAAAAACGCCAAAAATTCATGGAACTCCTCCCCCCCTATGAACAACTTTTCTGTACCTTCCTCCCCGGCGAACCCTACAAAAACTACCAAAAAGAAACCACCAAAATATTTTTTGTTGAAGATGGGAGGTTTAGTGCGGAGAGGGGGTAG
- a CDS encoding GNAT family N-acetyltransferase, with translation MKTRITILENKDCELISEEFKKQNWDKPVKQYQNYLVEQTNKQRIVLVYWIDDKFAGYLTVKWESYYSYFRENDIPEIMDLNVLEKYQGRGVASSLMDEAEKLVFASYSKIGISVGLTKNYGKAQRLYCKRNYIPDGNGIIYNDNYVKYFSSVRADDDLVLALIKEKRLPTTAST, from the coding sequence ATGAAAACAAGAATAACGATACTTGAGAACAAGGACTGTGAATTAATTTCCGAAGAATTTAAAAAACAGAATTGGGATAAGCCGGTAAAGCAATATCAGAATTATTTAGTTGAACAAACTAATAAACAAAGAATAGTTTTGGTGTATTGGATTGATGATAAATTTGCTGGATATCTCACGGTTAAATGGGAATCCTATTATTCCTATTTTAGGGAAAATGATATTCCGGAAATCATGGACTTGAATGTTTTAGAGAAATATCAGGGTAGAGGTGTTGCCTCCAGTTTAATGGATGAGGCGGAAAAATTAGTATTTGCAAGTTATTCTAAAATTGGTATTAGTGTTGGATTAACAAAAAATTATGGAAAAGCACAAAGATTATATTGTAAAAGGAATTATATTCCAGATGGCAATGGAATCATTTATAATGATAATTATGTCAAGTATTTCAGTAGCGTTAGAGCTGATGATGATTTAGTCTTAGCATTGATTAAAGAAAAAAGACTTCCAACAACTGCTTCAACTTGA
- a CDS encoding type II toxin-antitoxin system RelB/DinJ family antitoxin produces MANTTLVQFRVDEALKDEVTNIYKHYGLDLPTAIRIFMKKTVAVNGLPFDLRDDTNKKNISQYFGSGKDIEMNIPNEPDFSAWCDNRSQ; encoded by the coding sequence ATGGCAAATACAACGCTTGTTCAATTCAGAGTTGATGAAGCCCTAAAAGATGAAGTTACTAATATCTATAAGCATTACGGGCTGGATTTACCGACAGCCATCAGGATTTTTATGAAAAAAACGGTTGCAGTTAATGGACTTCCTTTCGATCTTAGAGATGATACAAATAAAAAAAATATCTCGCAATATTTTGGAAGCGGTAAAGATATCGAAATGAATATACCCAATGAACCTGATTTCTCTGCTTGGTGTGATAATCGGTCCCAATGA
- a CDS encoding DUF1778 domain-containing protein, which yields MAITLKNVRIDLRASSHQKSILERASELKHISLSSYILSTALKQAQRDLTENETLILSNRDRDLMIAALDNPPEPNEALKRLFQ from the coding sequence ATGGCAATTACATTAAAAAATGTTAGAATTGATTTGAGAGCCAGCAGCCACCAAAAATCTATACTTGAGAGAGCTTCTGAGCTTAAGCATATTTCTCTATCTTCATATATTCTTTCGACTGCATTAAAACAAGCACAGAGAGATTTAACAGAAAATGAAACTCTTATACTTTCTAATCGGGATCGAGATTTAATGATTGCTGCTTTAGATAATCCGCCGGAACCTAATGAGGCTTTGAAAAGATTATTTCAATGA
- a CDS encoding GNAT family N-acetyltransferase: protein MISDYRLVSIKEIQQKSLLKKFDCGIEQLNEFLSRYAIKNEELGIGRTFVALNANNRILGYFTLATAQVAYQEIPDEYRDKLPKYPIPALRIARLAVDKELQGKGIGGWLLSQVFIKVIQVADITGLYLIIVDAKETSKNFYEHYGFQKFMDEDLSYFMVIDTIRKAILPVFS, encoded by the coding sequence ATGATTAGTGATTATAGATTAGTTTCAATAAAAGAAATACAGCAAAAATCTCTACTTAAAAAATTTGATTGCGGTATTGAGCAATTAAATGAGTTTTTATCGCGATATGCAATAAAAAATGAGGAGTTGGGTATAGGTAGAACTTTTGTTGCTCTGAATGCCAATAACCGGATTTTAGGCTATTTTACTTTAGCTACAGCTCAAGTCGCTTATCAAGAGATTCCGGATGAATATAGAGATAAATTACCAAAATATCCAATTCCTGCACTAAGAATTGCGAGGCTAGCTGTTGATAAAGAGTTACAGGGGAAAGGAATAGGAGGATGGCTTCTTTCACAAGTTTTTATAAAGGTTATTCAAGTAGCAGATATAACCGGCCTTTATTTGATAATAGTAGATGCAAAAGAAACTTCAAAAAACTTTTATGAACATTACGGTTTTCAAAAATTCATGGATGAGGATTTATCTTATTTCATGGTGATTGATACAATCAGAAAAGCAATCCTCCCCGTCTTTTCTTAA
- a CDS encoding Fic family protein: protein MDLKSELLEIDKLKAELDLLRPLSLKQLQNLKRLFDVDFTYNSTAIEGNTYNLQETRIVLLEGITIGGKSAREHLEIVNHKEAIDYIEKLSKKNLSGFTRNDILNIHHLILKGIDTENAGIFRKVPVYIRLKNGTIHKFCDPLKILDEMDNYFNWLFSKKEEHPVLIAAEAHTKLVSIHPFIDGNGRTARLIMNLILIRYGFPPAVIKVSLRNEYLDAIENWQQNNDEIPFKKLLIASLKESLEIYLDTLKNNIIWK, encoded by the coding sequence ATGGACTTAAAATCGGAACTGCTTGAGATCGACAAACTCAAGGCAGAATTGGATTTGTTACGGCCTCTTTCGCTTAAACAGCTTCAAAACCTCAAAAGATTGTTTGATGTTGATTTTACCTATAACTCTACAGCGATAGAAGGAAATACATACAATCTTCAAGAAACGCGTATTGTGCTTTTGGAAGGTATAACCATCGGAGGCAAATCCGCTCGGGAACACTTAGAAATCGTTAATCATAAAGAAGCCATAGATTATATAGAAAAACTTTCAAAGAAGAATTTAAGCGGTTTTACCCGTAATGATATTTTAAATATTCATCATCTCATACTAAAAGGCATCGATACCGAAAATGCCGGCATTTTTAGAAAAGTTCCCGTTTATATTAGATTAAAAAACGGCACAATTCATAAATTCTGTGATCCGCTTAAAATTCTTGATGAAATGGATAACTATTTTAATTGGCTTTTTTCCAAAAAAGAAGAACATCCTGTACTTATCGCTGCCGAAGCACATACAAAGTTGGTTAGCATTCATCCTTTTATCGACGGAAACGGCAGAACAGCCCGCTTAATTATGAACCTCATCCTCATCCGATACGGTTTTCCGCCTGCAGTCATAAAGGTAAGCCTGCGAAATGAATATTTAGATGCAATCGAAAATTGGCAGCAAAACAATGATGAGATTCCTTTTAAAAAACTCCTCATTGCTTCTTTAAAAGAAAGTCTTGAAATATATTTAGACACATTAAAAAATAATATAATATGGAAATAA
- a CDS encoding type II toxin-antitoxin system VapC family toxin, which translates to MIIILDVSAAIEILFQREKSSLFSELYSKAGWIIAPDLFVAEITNVLWKYYKAGLITYEDCIQYVQDGLDMVDDFIDANTLWKESLSEGIKNNHSIYDMYYLVLTRRNDGTLITNNTALAEICKKMKIKVCN; encoded by the coding sequence GTGATTATAATTCTTGATGTAAGTGCTGCAATAGAAATACTTTTTCAACGGGAAAAGAGCAGCTTATTCTCCGAGCTTTATTCTAAAGCCGGTTGGATTATAGCTCCTGATTTATTTGTTGCCGAGATCACAAATGTTTTATGGAAGTATTATAAAGCCGGACTTATAACATATGAAGATTGTATTCAATATGTACAAGACGGGCTTGATATGGTGGATGATTTCATTGATGCAAATACATTGTGGAAAGAATCTTTATCTGAAGGAATCAAAAATAATCATTCAATTTATGATATGTACTATTTGGTTTTAACTCGAAGAAATGACGGTACATTAATCACTAATAATACGGCCCTAGCTGAGATTTGTAAAAAAATGAAGATAAAAGTTTGTAATTAA
- a CDS encoding MBL fold metallo-hydrolase, translating into MNLIEFFGTTVKPKITKGKNMLNPIPTGKITDDIFCIRDKDVNVFLIKAQNYYIAIDSGYKNSENLIKGLKELNIDKNDVKYLFLTHLDLDHAGGIDGRCDNIFPNAKIFLGKEEEKYLKSIYFRKKVLFFNLKTPIKIFKDYTCLEDGETVNLDGTSIEAVFTPGHTLGHLAYILNNKIIFSGDCLIMNDEGGYSMYDLWNIDTAQNIRSLFKLKEIALQKKCEMIISSHTGFTADIDMAFKHIDKTPDWKVKGFKFIENAVENLYD; encoded by the coding sequence ATGAACTTAATAGAATTTTTCGGAACTACGGTAAAGCCTAAAATTACTAAAGGCAAAAATATGCTCAATCCCATACCTACAGGGAAGATCACGGATGATATTTTTTGTATAAGAGATAAGGACGTAAATGTCTTTTTAATCAAAGCACAAAACTACTATATAGCCATAGATTCCGGCTATAAAAACAGTGAAAATCTTATTAAGGGTTTAAAAGAGCTTAATATAGACAAAAACGATGTAAAATACCTTTTTTTAACTCATTTAGATTTAGATCATGCCGGCGGCATTGACGGGAGATGTGATAATATCTTCCCGAATGCAAAAATATTTTTAGGAAAGGAAGAAGAAAAATACCTTAAGTCGATTTATTTCCGCAAAAAAGTGCTTTTTTTTAACCTTAAAACTCCTATCAAAATATTTAAAGATTATACCTGCCTTGAGGATGGCGAAACCGTTAATTTGGATGGGACTAGCATAGAAGCCGTTTTTACTCCTGGCCACACCCTCGGGCATCTTGCTTATATCTTGAACAATAAAATCATCTTTTCGGGCGATTGCCTTATAATGAATGATGAAGGCGGCTACAGTATGTATGACCTATGGAATATTGATACGGCACAAAATATCCGCTCGCTTTTTAAACTAAAAGAAATCGCCCTTCAAAAAAAATGTGAAATGATCATAAGTTCCCATACCGGTTTTACCGCCGATATTGACATGGCTTTTAAGCATATAGATAAGACTCCCGATTGGAAGGTCAAAGGGTTCAAGTTTATCGAAAATGCCGTAGAAAATCTGTATGATTAA
- a CDS encoding DUF721 domain-containing protein, protein MKLFKTSKEIVDNFSQKFNKMLELTSNLDGEQALSVYESWEKVIGDKKLASYCELYDIKNDTAIIKTKHTGWSQQLLMRKKKIIYNFNKFYPALGIQNISVFVESEFELKKKADVSENLRNGLTTDIEEDNQKSINEPDKNLPPELAKALKDLKKSILKKNK, encoded by the coding sequence ATGAAGCTTTTTAAAACATCCAAAGAAATAGTAGATAATTTTTCTCAAAAATTTAATAAAATGCTTGAACTTACTTCAAATTTGGATGGAGAGCAAGCTTTATCCGTTTATGAAAGTTGGGAAAAAGTAATAGGCGATAAAAAATTAGCTTCTTATTGCGAGCTTTACGATATAAAAAATGATACGGCAATTATAAAAACCAAGCATACAGGCTGGAGTCAGCAGCTTTTAATGCGAAAGAAAAAAATAATATATAATTTTAATAAATTTTATCCTGCATTGGGTATACAAAATATATCGGTTTTTGTTGAGTCCGAATTTGAGCTAAAGAAAAAAGCAGATGTATCTGAAAATCTTAGAAACGGCTTGACAACGGATATTGAAGAAGATAATCAAAAATCAATTAACGAGCCCGATAAAAATCTCCCGCCCGAATTGGCAAAAGCTTTAAAAGATTTAAAAAAATCCATATTAAAAAAGAATAAGTAA
- a CDS encoding methylated-DNA--[protein]-cysteine S-methyltransferase — translation MIYEQIDSPIGKILIIADNSGLKELRFANKDSVIQIPESTQKNVEQAVKICTQAKEELKQYFEGSLKQFTVPLAPEGTDFQRSVWKELCRIPYGKILSYKQIALNLNNPKSYRAVGNANGKNPIPIIIPCHRVICTGGKLGGFSAGLDRKRFLLNLEQKECQIELIPLVDNL, via the coding sequence ATGATATACGAACAAATAGATAGTCCTATCGGAAAGATACTTATCATTGCCGATAACTCCGGTTTAAAAGAATTGAGATTTGCAAACAAGGATTCTGTCATACAGATTCCTGAATCAACTCAAAAAAATGTCGAACAAGCCGTAAAAATCTGCACTCAAGCTAAAGAAGAATTAAAACAATACTTTGAAGGAAGTTTAAAACAATTTACGGTTCCTCTTGCTCCTGAAGGTACAGACTTCCAAAGGTCTGTCTGGAAAGAGCTTTGTAGAATACCTTACGGAAAAATTTTATCATATAAGCAGATTGCTCTAAATTTAAATAATCCTAAATCCTACCGTGCCGTAGGAAACGCCAACGGGAAAAATCCTATACCGATTATAATTCCATGCCACAGAGTAATCTGCACCGGAGGAAAATTAGGCGGTTTTTCCGCAGGCTTGGATCGTAAAAGATTTCTTTTAAACCTAGAGCAAAAAGAATGCCAAATCGAGCTAATTCCTCTTGTGGATAACTTGTGA
- a CDS encoding SAM-dependent methyltransferase gives MNTVSAEKAAALCIGNNIISGFFSKPVKKDLPIQKIKLRKIVLKNQEQYQLEIFEGTKAFHKNILPQNLQKELESFFWDFKIAEFSSSKNWLIFLQNNKGLIHFKTKAIKKENHTNKADVSSTEIFEHDKQKEYILSTSEMPIFLKKLNFFTDEGKIIQSKYHKFRQINKYLEFIKSVLPELKDILKEKKELQIVDFGCGKAYLSFALYYYLTEIERLPVKICGLDLKQDVIDFCNNLSKECKFNKLTFKVGDIGRFSFDKDPDMVISLHACDTATDLAIAKAIKSKAKIIFAVPCCQHELNTQIRKNKDKVIKSFSPMLDYGIITEKFASLMTDTIRGKLLESEGYRVSVEEFIETEHTPKNILIKAVKLDDNSKTKTVLIEKAKEEFKEIKQAFLIEPCLEKLLNEN, from the coding sequence ATGAACACAGTATCAGCAGAAAAGGCAGCAGCACTTTGTATTGGGAACAATATTATTTCGGGCTTTTTTTCAAAACCAGTAAAAAAAGATTTACCGATTCAAAAGATAAAATTGAGAAAAATCGTTTTAAAAAATCAAGAACAATATCAGCTTGAAATCTTTGAAGGCACAAAGGCTTTTCATAAAAATATTTTACCTCAAAATTTGCAAAAAGAACTAGAAAGTTTTTTTTGGGATTTTAAGATTGCAGAATTTAGTTCTTCAAAAAACTGGCTTATTTTTTTGCAAAACAATAAGGGGCTTATTCATTTTAAGACAAAAGCTATAAAAAAAGAAAATCATACAAATAAAGCAGATGTATCGTCAACTGAAATTTTTGAGCATGACAAGCAAAAGGAGTATATTCTAAGCACTTCCGAAATGCCTATCTTTTTAAAAAAGCTCAACTTTTTTACTGATGAAGGAAAAATAATTCAAAGCAAATATCATAAATTCCGGCAGATAAATAAGTATCTGGAATTTATAAAATCGGTTTTGCCCGAATTAAAAGATATTTTAAAAGAAAAGAAGGAGCTGCAGATTGTAGATTTCGGCTGCGGAAAGGCCTATTTAAGTTTTGCTCTTTACTATTATTTGACTGAAATTGAAAGGTTGCCGGTCAAGATATGCGGCTTGGATCTAAAACAGGATGTTATAGATTTTTGTAATAATTTAAGCAAAGAATGTAAGTTTAATAAGCTAACATTTAAGGTAGGAGATATAGGCCGATTCAGTTTTGATAAGGATCCGGATATGGTTATAAGCCTCCATGCCTGCGATACTGCTACCGACTTGGCTATAGCCAAGGCCATCAAAAGTAAGGCAAAAATAATATTTGCAGTTCCATGCTGTCAGCATGAGCTTAATACCCAAATACGTAAAAATAAGGACAAGGTTATAAAGTCTTTTTCGCCTATGCTTGATTACGGTATTATTACAGAAAAATTTGCTTCCCTTATGACGGATACAATTAGAGGAAAACTCCTCGAATCGGAAGGATATAGGGTGAGCGTAGAGGAATTTATCGAAACGGAACATACTCCTAAAAACATTTTAATCAAGGCTGTAAAGCTTGATGATAACTCAAAAACTAAAACGGTACTTATTGAAAAAGCCAAAGAGGAATTTAAAGAAATAAAACAAGCTTTTTTAATTGAGCCTTGCTTGGAAAAGCTGTTAAATGAAAACTAA
- a CDS encoding cyclic di-GMP binding protein, protein MAFAVSQQLNRYYNLYKDIDVTFSKEVVSTLNFDPKQVFVRCSGGQWPCIINSASMTKAKIICGKKSGFIDKLRNGTTSVNIRFAFFDTEGKAPLSFFVAAKLIGISSYEAGNHDLVLITFEYTQRAPDDLIEKLGVLLEANVNSQKRQNERIMLTPEISRRIGLVEKGTVVYVDAIPRRCLIRDLSFSGAKILLVGVANFLMNKEVILRFAFDDPHSVFGIKGRTVRTEPVEGRKDLVALAIQYYPQNIPMMYKMYLNKHFSVVRKSTSGGFGDDFLEDVEPPASFAPVSSPIDTNKVSLTPPPADSAPQQTT, encoded by the coding sequence ATGGCCTTTGCAGTAAGTCAGCAGTTAAACAGATATTATAACTTGTATAAAGACATTGACGTAACTTTCTCAAAAGAAGTCGTTTCTACTCTTAATTTTGATCCTAAGCAGGTTTTTGTACGCTGCTCCGGCGGACAGTGGCCCTGTATTATCAATTCGGCTTCTATGACAAAGGCTAAGATAATTTGCGGTAAAAAGAGCGGTTTTATCGATAAGTTGAGAAACGGCACCACATCTGTCAATATAAGATTTGCTTTTTTTGATACGGAAGGGAAAGCCCCTCTTTCTTTTTTTGTTGCTGCTAAATTGATCGGAATTTCATCTTATGAAGCAGGAAATCATGATCTTGTTTTAATTACATTTGAATATACTCAACGGGCTCCTGATGACTTGATAGAAAAATTAGGTGTTTTACTTGAAGCCAATGTAAACTCGCAAAAACGTCAAAATGAGAGAATTATGCTTACTCCTGAGATAAGCAGGAGAATAGGTCTTGTAGAAAAAGGAACGGTTGTTTATGTAGATGCTATTCCTCGCCGCTGTCTTATCAGAGACCTTTCTTTTTCAGGCGCAAAAATACTTCTTGTAGGTGTTGCTAACTTTTTAATGAATAAAGAAGTAATCCTCCGTTTTGCCTTTGATGATCCGCATTCCGTATTTGGGATAAAGGGAAGAACTGTAAGAACCGAACCTGTTGAAGGCAGAAAGGATTTGGTTGCCCTTGCAATTCAATACTATCCGCAAAATATTCCGATGATGTATAAGATGTATTTGAATAAGCATTTTTCTGTTGTGCGCAAATCAACTTCTGGAGGGTTTGGAGACGACTTTTTAGAAGATGTAGAACCTCCTGCATCCTTTGCTCCGGTTTCGTCTCCTATAGATACCAATAAGGTTTCTCTAACGCCTCCTCCTGCCGATTCTGCTCCTCAACAGACTACTTAA
- a CDS encoding tetratricopeptide repeat protein, which yields MQNPIDSLLYVQISAEQAGKIFEALESSIPLPIQLSDPSRKENFKAENIKPEMILAGMLTVFAYDREHPNIQYYRKIFNLLRPDIRKEMTQAAIIKTKNGDFDMAEEILLSLEGLNPDDGMTKLNLALLMEERFQYCEMRNLFDDALNFNKRAEEFYSELISFEPPMPAVFFNAAYFFMKQKNYIKAKSLLKTYLEIENEVTETAEFRKAKASELLKSILDQALDDEHFQQAYKHIDLGEEEKAAESIKLFLRKNPKVWNAWFLLGWALRRMSRWEDAKSSFLQTIELLKSSEIPDKKPLCDAYNELAICCMELKLFDEAEKYLIRALSLDSENIKIISNLGTLALKQGKQEEAEAFFRTVLEINPDDKIALSVLQKD from the coding sequence ATGCAAAATCCTATCGATTCGCTTTTATATGTACAAATATCGGCCGAACAAGCCGGTAAAATTTTTGAAGCTCTTGAGTCTTCTATTCCTCTTCCTATTCAATTATCCGACCCTAGCCGAAAAGAAAATTTTAAGGCCGAAAATATAAAGCCGGAAATGATTCTTGCCGGAATGCTTACCGTTTTTGCCTATGACAGAGAACATCCTAATATTCAGTATTATAGAAAAATATTTAATCTTCTCCGCCCCGATATCCGTAAAGAAATGACACAAGCTGCAATTATCAAAACTAAAAACGGAGATTTTGATATGGCCGAAGAGATTTTACTTTCTCTTGAAGGCTTAAATCCTGATGATGGTATGACCAAGTTAAATCTGGCTCTGCTAATGGAAGAACGCTTTCAATACTGTGAGATGAGAAATCTTTTTGATGATGCTTTAAACTTTAATAAAAGGGCCGAAGAGTTTTATTCTGAACTTATTTCTTTTGAACCGCCCATGCCGGCTGTGTTCTTTAATGCGGCTTATTTTTTTATGAAGCAAAAAAATTATATAAAAGCAAAATCACTTTTAAAAACATATTTGGAAATAGAGAATGAAGTTACGGAAACTGCTGAATTCCGAAAAGCTAAGGCTTCCGAATTACTTAAAAGTATTTTGGACCAAGCACTTGATGATGAACATTTTCAACAGGCTTACAAACATATTGATTTAGGTGAAGAAGAAAAAGCTGCCGAAAGTATAAAACTCTTTTTAAGAAAAAATCCTAAGGTTTGGAATGCTTGGTTTTTATTGGGTTGGGCTTTAAGGCGTATGAGCCGGTGGGAGGATGCCAAATCTTCTTTTTTGCAGACCATAGAACTTTTAAAGTCTTCTGAAATCCCGGATAAAAAACCTCTTTGCGATGCTTACAATGAACTGGCAATTTGTTGTATGGAATTAAAGCTTTTTGATGAAGCCGAAAAATATCTTATAAGAGCTTTGAGTTTAGATTCTGAAAACATAAAAATTATTTCCAACCTTGGTACCCTTGCCCTAAAACAAGGAAAACAGGAAGAAGCCGAAGCCTTTTTTAGAACGGTTTTAGAAATAAATCCTGATGATAAAATAGCTTTAAGTGTTCTGCAAAAAGACTAG
- a CDS encoding ABC transporter ATP-binding protein, translating to MSKEILKVSNLKKYFKTPKGMLHAVDDINFSLDEGKTLGVVGESGCGKSTLGRTILRLLEPTSGSVFFEDSDIAKLNAGEMRKLRQKMQIIFQDPFASLNPRRTVASLIGNPMKIHKTCKNKKEFEERVKELMDTVGLSPRLFNAYPHELDGGRRQRIGVARAIALNPKFIVCDEPVSALDVSIQAQILNLLQELQEKLGLTYIFITHDLSVVNYFSDEIMVMYLGQAVEKASSEQLFLNPLHPYTKALLSAIPVPRIHNKPERILLKGEISSPIDPKPGCRFAVRCPHATEKCWTVSPTLKEIEAGHIIACHLY from the coding sequence ATGAGCAAGGAAATCTTAAAAGTTTCAAACTTAAAAAAATATTTTAAAACGCCCAAGGGAATGCTGCACGCTGTTGATGATATAAACTTTTCTTTAGATGAAGGAAAAACCTTAGGAGTTGTAGGTGAATCCGGCTGTGGTAAATCGACGTTGGGCAGGACTATTTTGCGTTTATTGGAACCGACTTCAGGTTCGGTATTCTTTGAAGATTCCGATATTGCAAAATTAAACGCAGGCGAAATGAGAAAATTACGGCAGAAAATGCAAATTATTTTTCAAGATCCTTTTGCCTCGCTAAATCCTCGAAGAACTGTAGCTTCTTTAATCGGCAACCCAATGAAGATTCATAAAACGTGTAAAAATAAAAAAGAATTTGAAGAGCGAGTAAAAGAGCTAATGGATACGGTCGGTTTGTCGCCTCGTTTATTTAATGCCTATCCGCACGAGCTGGACGGTGGGAGGCGGCAAAGAATTGGTGTTGCAAGGGCAATTGCCTTAAATCCTAAATTCATCGTTTGCGATGAGCCGGTTTCTGCCCTTGATGTATCGATTCAAGCTCAAATTTTAAATTTGTTGCAAGAGTTACAAGAAAAATTAGGACTGACATATATTTTTATAACTCACGATTTATCGGTAGTTAATTATTTTTCTGATGAAATTATGGTTATGTATTTGGGACAAGCCGTGGAAAAGGCTTCTTCCGAGCAGCTTTTTTTGAATCCATTGCATCCCTATACAAAGGCTCTTTTATCTGCTATACCTGTACCTAGGATTCATAATAAACCGGAGAGGATTTTGTTAAAAGGAGAGATAAGCTCTCCGATTGATCCTAAGCCTGGTTGTCGATTTGCAGTGCGATGTCCGCACGCTACGGAAAAATGCTGGACCGTTTCGCCGACCTTAAAGGAAATTGAGGCCGGACATATTATTGCTTGTCATTTATATTAA